From Faecalicatena sp. Marseille-Q4148:
TGGTGTGGTATCTTTAACTATGGGAAACTCCCGTTTCCCATTTTGAAACAGCCCCTTTAGAAACACCCAAATGGTTAGCCAGTTCATCCTGTGTAATGCCTCTTTTGTGACGATTTTTAATTAGGACACGGCCAATATTTATCTCTTTCATAATTACTCACCTCATATATCATTATTATAATGAAGGAAAAGAGCAAATACAATGGAGACGTGTTTCACTTTTTTCAAAAAAGTTAACTATTAGGAAACACCAAGAGCGTGTAGTGCGGAAAGAGAAAAACAATACCTTGTGGGCTCATGTTATAGATGTTCAAATTTATAGCCGATCCCGGCGACACTCTCAATATAGTTTGGAAGATCCGGTTCAAAGCGCAACTTCTTACGCAGCTTACTTATATGATTATGAATCGCTTTTCTCGAATAGAAATCACAATCCTCTTTCCAAACCAAATCGGTAATCAGTTCGTAAGTAAAAACACGTTTGGGATTGGCAATGAGCAATGCCAGTATATCAAACTCCTTACTTGTCAGGTTGATCATCCGTTCCCTAACCCTGACAGTGCGGTGTTCCAGGCATAGATAAAGCTCGCCTTCCTGTATTTCTGTTAGAGGATTTTTCTTTGCTGCGAAGGAAGTGTGACAGGAATTGAATACCGTTCCATGACAGGCTCCTTGTTCCAAAATATATTGCATTAGAGCATTCTTTTGTTCCTCGTTAAGAAGCAGAAATAACTTTTCTCCGATCTGCTTGCCGGATTCTTCTATATCAAAAACAGCTAATGTCCCATCACATCATCACCTCCGTATTTTAATAAATTTATTGATTAGAGTTCAATTCTTGCTTTCGATGGCTTATCTTCACAATAGATAACTTTAATCGTTGTTCCCTTGTCAGGGACTTTGTTTCCTGCGCCAATCCATTTTCGGCAGATGTAATCTTTACCGTCTATCGTATATTTGACCTTGATAGTATGCGGAAAGGCTGCGCCATCCATCGCATGAACGCGGGCAGGTTTACGATTCACTTTTAACCACCATTGTTTTGTAACTGAAATTACAGTTCCCATTGTTTCTTTTTCCATAAGTTATACCTCCAATGATATTTTTGATTGATGATACCTATTTTCTACTCAGCCTTTTCTTTGTTTGTAGTAAAAGCGGAACGCTGCTGCGCCGGT
This genomic window contains:
- a CDS encoding winged helix-turn-helix transcriptional regulator, with the translated sequence MQYILEQGACHGTVFNSCHTSFAAKKNPLTEIQEGELYLCLEHRTVRVRERMINLTSKEFDILALLIANPKRVFTYELITDLVWKEDCDFYSRKAIHNHISKLRKKLRFEPDLPNYIESVAGIGYKFEHL
- a CDS encoding sugar ABC transporter permease encodes the protein MEKETMGTVISVTKQWWLKVNRKPARVHAMDGAAFPHTIKVKYTIDGKDYICRKWIGAGNKVPDKGTTIKVIYCEDKPSKARIEL